In Bradyrhizobium sp. 170, the DNA window TACTACCTGACTTTCGCGGCTGCCCAGATTCCGATCGGCATCTTGTTGGACCGATATGGTCCGGGGCGGATCCAAAGTGCCGTGATGATTGCCGCAGTTCTGGGAGCGGCGCTATTTGCCGTCTCGGATAATTTTTGGCTGCTCCTCGGCGGTCGAGCGCTGATCGGTCTTGGTGTCGCCGCGTCATTGACGGCCGGCTTGAAAGCCCTCGCGCTCTGGTTTCCCAGCGAACGTATCCCACTGCTCAACGGCATGATGATCATGTTGGGGGGCTTGGGCGCGCTGACGGCAACTCTGCCTGTGGAGTTCTTGCTGGTTTCCGCGGGTTGGCGAGCATTGTTTGCGCTGCTCGCGATTGTCTCGGCCGGATGCGCTCTTATCATTTATCTTGCTGTCCCAGAGGTGCCAGCACCTATATCGGTGGCAGGCGGACAAAATAGTCTAAGGATGGTTTATGCCGACCCACGCTTCTGGCGCCTGGCTCCGCTTTCAGCCGCCTGCATCGGGACGGCCTGGGCGTTGCAAGGATTGTGGGCGGCGCCATGGCTCAGCGATGTCGAGCGTCTCGACCGCTCGGGACTACTCTGGCATTTGCTCATCATGGCAGTCGCATTGAGTTTGGGCGGGCTTCTGTGGGGCATTGCGGTCGATCGGGCGCGCCGACGTGGGACCGGACTGCGGACACTGTTGGGCCTTGTCGCCACGATGTTCATCGCGGCTCAGTTAGCATTGATCCTGCGATGGCCGCTCCCGTCATATGTCCCGTGGATCGTCGTAGCGGCCGTCGGTGCCGGAACTGTCCTCAGTTACGCGATCCTGGCTGAGTATTTCCCTAAGGAGCTGGCGGGTAGAGCGAATGCAGCGCTGAACGTCTTCCACATCGGTAGCGCGTTTGTCGTGCAGTATATCACGGGGTTAGTGGTTCAGCTCTGGGCTCCCATAGATGGGCACTACCCAGAGGTCGCTTACCAAACAGCGTTTGCCTTCAACGTTGGGCTTCAGATCGTGGCTGGCTTCTGGTTTGCCGCACCAATCTGTTCGATCGGATATCCGAAAATACTCGCAGCCTGCAAGAGGGCTTGTCTGCGGATTGCGGAGGCGCTCGATATTCTATGCCATGTCCGCAACCAGAATACTTTGGGGCCAGATCGCCTGCGTCTTGACCGTCGTGCTCATCACGATGTGGGCCGCGACGCAATGGACGGCCTGGCGTCTCGGCTATCAGCCGCAACTCGGACACCCCTGGTTTGAGCTCGCACCGGGCGTTCCCATCTATCTGCCTCCCGCCTTCTTCTGGTGGTGGTATGCCTACGATGCCTACGCACCTGAAGTGTTCGTTGAAGGGGCATGCGTCGCTGCGTCCGGCGGGATCATCTCGATTATAGTCGCTTTCGCGATGTCGGTGTGGCGGGCTCGGGAGGCGGAGACGGCGGCCACGTACGGGTCTGCACGTTGGGCCAACCAGCTTGAGATTCGAAGTGCCGGCCTTGCCGGGGCAGATGGCGTAATCCTCGGGCGGTTCGAGGGACTTTATTTGCGGCACGACGGACCTGAGCATGTGCTGTGCTTCGCCCCCACCAGATCCGGAAAGGGCGTTGGACTTGTTGTCCCGACGCTTCTAACCTGGCCGGGAAGTTGCATCGTCCATGACATCAAGGGTGAAAACTGGTCCCTGACGTCCAGCTTTCGGGCCCGGCACGGCCGGGTGCTGTTGTTTGATCCAACCAACTCAAAGAGTGCAGCTTACAACCCTCTCTTGGAAGTGAGGCGAGGGGAGTGGGAAGTTCGTGACGTGCAAAACGTGGCCGACGTGTTGGTCGATCCCGAAGGATCATTGGAGCGACGTAACCACTGGGAGAAGACCAGCCACGCGCTACTGGTCGGAGCCATCCTTCACGTCCTCTATGCGGAGCAGGACAAGACGCTCGCCGGTGTTGCGAGTTTGCTGTCCGATCCGAAACGGCCAATCGAAACGACGCTCCGCACGATGATGACCACGCGGCATCTCGGTGAAGCCGGGACCCATCCAGTGATCGCGTCCGCAGCGAGAGAGCTATTGAACAAGAGCGAGAACGAACGGTCCGGCGTGCTTTCGACCGCGATGTCTTTCCTCGGCCTTTACCGCGACCCTGTTGTTGCCGAGGTGACGCGCCGCTGTGATTGGTGCATCCGCGAGCTCGTTGAAGACGATCGGCCGACGACACTCTATCTCGTTGTACCTCCGTCCGACATCAGCCGCACCAAGCCGCTGGTGCGGTTGATCCTCAACCAGATCGGTCGTCGTCTCACCGAGGAACTCCAGGCCAAGGGCCGCCGGCATCGATTGCTGCTCATGCTCGACGAGTTTCCGGCGCTGGGAAGGCTTGATTTCTTCGAGTCGGCGCTCGCCTTCATGGCGGGCTATGGGCTCAAGAGCTTCCTTATTGCGCAGTCGCTCAATCAGATCGAAAGAGCATACGGGCCGAATAACGCGATCCTCGATAATTGTCATGTGCGCGTTTCCTTTGCGACCAATGACGAGCGTACGGCCAGGCGGGTTTCGGATGCGCTTGGGACTGCCACGGAATTAAGGGCGATGAAGAACTATGCCGGTCACAGGCTTAGCCCGTGGCTCGGCCATCTCATGGTTTCGCGACAGGAGACCGCGCGGCCATTGCTCACGCCCGGCGAGGTGATGCAGCTTCCGCCCGAGGACGAACTGGTGCTGGTTTCCGGCGTGCCACCGATCCGCGCCAAGAAGGCGAGATATTTTGAGGATCCACGTTTGACCGAGCGCGTGCTACCACCGCCAAACTCAAGCTCCCTCGACCGCGACGGTAGGGCAGCGACAGACGATTGGAGCCGGCTGCCAGCTCCGCCGAATTCAGATGTTGCCGAGCCGGTAAGCTTGTCGGGTGCTCGGCAATCTACCGCAAATTCCGGCATTCGCCGCGAGCCGGAGCTTCCCGAGCATGAGAATATCGCGCCAGAGGCCTTGAAGCCTCCACCGGAGTTCGACTTCACGGAAGATGAGGGCGACGGTGACGCCATACGAGCGCGTGTGCTGCGCATGAACGTCTCCAGCCTCGCACGCCAGGCCGCAATGGATCCAGACGATGGCCTCGAGCTCTAGGGTGAGATAATGCGGACTAAACATACGTTTCGCCTGCCTCCTGACCTGGCGGGCAAGCTCGCTGACCACGCCTGCCGCAAGCGGGTGCCGCAGGCGCTCATCGTCGAAACTGCGCTGGCCTCATTCCTGTCGCCGGATAATTCGGAGCGGATGGAGGCGGCGCTCGGCCGTCGCCTTGACCGGCTGACCCGGCACGTCGAGCGGCTGGAGCGTCATATCACCATCTCAAATGAAGCATTGGCCTTGTTCGTGCGGTTCTGGCTGACGGCAACGCCGCCGCTGCCCGACACGGCGCAGCCCGCGGCACAGACCAAGGGGCGGGAGCGGTATGAGGGCTTTGTCGAGGCGCTCGGGCGACGGCTGGCCAGGGGCCAGACCCTTGCGCAGGAAATATCGCTCGACATTGAGCCAGCCAAGGCTTCGCCAGTCGTTCCCGGAGAGTGATTCCGCCACCTCTTTCTTTTGCTACGCCACGGCACGCCGCCTGATTTGAGCTTGTTGCACGAGCGCGTAACCTGCCTTTTCTACTGATCCCTACCGCCGAGCTCATATCTCGGCGACGTTGGGGGCAAGCGTGGCAGTTCATTCCTTTCAGTCCGAGGCCGCCTCGCGTGGTGCACGCATGTTGCGCACCGCGCTCGGACCGACGATAGCGGCGTGGCTCGAAGACGCTGGGATCGTCGAGGTCATGCTCAATCCCGATGGCCGGCTCTGGGTCGATCGGTTGTCGGGGGGTATGACCGATACCGGCGAGCGCCTCGCCGCCGCCGACGGCGAGCGCATCGTGCGGCTCGTTGCCCATCACGTCGGCGCTGAGGTTCATCCGGCAAGTCCCCGCGTCTCGGCCGAGTTGCCCGAGACGGGGGAGCGTTTTGAGGGGTTGCTGCCGCCCGTGGTGACCGCTCCAGCCTTTGCCATTCGCAAGCCGGCGGTGGCCGTCTTCACGCTCGACGACTATGTCGCCGCCAGCATCCTGACAGTCGCTCAGGCTGACGGGCTGCGGAACGCTGTCCGGGACCGTCAAAACATCCTCGTGGCCGGCGGTACTTCGACCGGCAAGACCACGCTGACTAATGCGCTGCTGGCCGAGATTGCAAAAACTGCAGATCGCGTCGTGCTGATCGAGGATACGCGCGAACTCCAATGCAAGTCGGCTAACCTCGTGGCGCTGCGCACCAAGGATGGTGTCGCCTCGCTGTCCGACCTCGTGCGCTCCTCGCTCCGGCTACGCCCCGACCGAATCCCGATCGGTGAGGTGCGAGGAGCCGAGGCGCTCGACCTTCTCAAGGCCTGGGGCACCGGCCATCCCGGTGGCGTCGGCACCATTCACGCCGGCACGGCGCTTGGCGCCCTTCGCCGCCTCGAACAGCTTATCCAGGAAGCCGTCATCACTGTGCCGCGCGCGCTGATCGCGGGGACCATCGACGTGATTGCGGTTCTCTCCGGCCGCGGCGCAGATCGTCGGCTGACAGAACTCGCGCGTGTCGATGGCCTGACGACCGAGGGCGACTACCTCATTTCACCCGCAGGAGACCCATCATGAACGGCGTCACATTGAGAAGCGGGATGATAGCTGTTGCGGTAGCTCTCAGCTCCGTGGCGATCTCGCCCACTGCAGAGGCCGCTGGCTCCAACATGCCGTGGGAGCAGCCGCTTAACCAGATCCTGCAGTCGGTCGAGGGGCCCGTCGCCAAGATTCTGGCCGTGATCATCATCATCGTCACGGGCCTTACGCTCGCCTTCGGCGACACTTCGGGCGGTTTTCGGCGCCTGATCCAGATCGTTTTCGGTCTGTCGATCGCGTTCGCAGCCTCGAGCTTCTTCCTGGCATTTTTCTCATTCGGCGGCGGAGTGCTGATCTGATGGACGGGCCGGTTGAAGGTTTTGCAATTCCGGTGCACCGCGCGCTGACCGAACCGATCCTGCTCGGCGGCGCGCCGCGTGCGATCGCCATCGTCAACGGCACCGTTGCCGCTGCGCTCGGCCTCGGCCTGCGGCTGTGGATCGCGGGCCTCCTGATCTGGGCAATTGGTCATGCCGCTGCCGTCTGGGCCGCGAAGCGCGATCCGCTCTTTGTCGAGACTGCAAGACGCCATCTGCGCATCCCAACCCATCTGAATGTGTGAGCAACCAATGATGAACCTTGCCGAATACCGCCGCTCCGCTACACATCTTGCGGATTTCCTGCCATGGGCCGCACTGGTCGACGAAGGCATCGTCCTCAACAAGGACGGATCGTTTCAGAGGACCGCGCGCTTTCGCGGGCCCGATCTTGATTCCTCTGTTCCAGCAGAACTTGTTGCGGTTGCCGGCCGCCTCAATAACGCCTTGAGGCGCCTCGGATCCGGCTGGGCGGTGTTTGTTGAAGCGCAGAGGTATTCATCGAATGCCTATCCACCGAGCAGTTGTCCAGACGTGGCATCGGCCATGGTCGATGCCGAGCGCCGGGCGCAGTTCGAGGAAGAGGGAGCTCACTACGAGTCAGCCTATTTCCTCACCTTCCTGTATCTGCCGCCGGCCGAGGACGCGGCGCGCGCCGAGCGCCTCCTTTATGAGGGACCTGAGCGTGGGGAGGCTGCCGGCGCCCACCAGGTATTGCGCGGCTTTGTCGATCGGACCGACCGCGTGCTGCAACTGGTCGAAGGGTTTATGCCGGAGTGCCGATGGCTCGATGACGGCGAGACCCTGACGTACCTGCATGCTTGCGTCTCGACCAAGATACATCGCGTCCGCGTTCCCGAGATTCCCATGTATCTCGATGCGCTGTTGGCGGACGAGCCCCTGACGGGTGGGCTCGAGCCGATGCTGGGCGACCAACAACTGCGGGTGCTCACGATTGTTGGGTTCCCGACGGCAACCACGCCGGGGATTCTGGACGATCTCAATCGGCTTGCCTTCCCTTATCGTTGGTCGACCCGGGCGATCATGCTCGACAAGGCAGACGCAACGAAGCTCCTGACCAGGATCCGGCGGCAATGGTTCGCCAAACGGAAATCCGTTGCCGCAATCCTGAAGGAGGTGATGACCAACGAGACTTCGTCTCTCATCGATACCGACGCTAGCAACAAGGCTATCGACGCCGACGCTGCGTTGCAGGAGCTCGGCTCCGATCTGATCGGAGAGGGCTTTGTCACCGCCACGATCACAGTCTGGGACGAGAATCCGCGCATCGCGGACGAACGGTTGCGCTTGGTCGAGAAGGTCATTCAAGGACGCGACTTCACGTGCATGGTGGAGACCATCAATGCCGTCGATGCCTGGCTGGGCTCGTTGCCCGGCCACGTCTATGCCAACGTCCGCCAGCCGCCGGTCTCGACCC includes these proteins:
- a CDS encoding MFS transporter produces the protein MTENWRLILRVFLPFVAAYYLSFLFRTINATVAGSLTSEFDLSAGDLGLLTSVYYLTFAAAQIPIGILLDRYGPGRIQSAVMIAAVLGAALFAVSDNFWLLLGGRALIGLGVAASLTAGLKALALWFPSERIPLLNGMMIMLGGLGALTATLPVEFLLVSAGWRALFALLAIVSAGCALIIYLAVPEVPAPISVAGGQNSLRMVYADPRFWRLAPLSAACIGTAWALQGLWAAPWLSDVERLDRSGLLWHLLIMAVALSLGGLLWGIAVDRARRRGTGLRTLLGLVATMFIAAQLALILRWPLPSYVPWIVVAAVGAGTVLSYAILAEYFPKELAGRANAALNVFHIGSAFVVQYITGLVVQLWAPIDGHYPEVAYQTAFAFNVGLQIVAGFWFAAPICSIGYPKILAACKRACLRIAEALDILCHVRNQNTLGPDRLRLDRRAHHDVGRDAMDGLASRLSAATRTPLV
- a CDS encoding conjugal transfer protein TraG, yielding MLITMWAATQWTAWRLGYQPQLGHPWFELAPGVPIYLPPAFFWWWYAYDAYAPEVFVEGACVAASGGIISIIVAFAMSVWRAREAETAATYGSARWANQLEIRSAGLAGADGVILGRFEGLYLRHDGPEHVLCFAPTRSGKGVGLVVPTLLTWPGSCIVHDIKGENWSLTSSFRARHGRVLLFDPTNSKSAAYNPLLEVRRGEWEVRDVQNVADVLVDPEGSLERRNHWEKTSHALLVGAILHVLYAEQDKTLAGVASLLSDPKRPIETTLRTMMTTRHLGEAGTHPVIASAARELLNKSENERSGVLSTAMSFLGLYRDPVVAEVTRRCDWCIRELVEDDRPTTLYLVVPPSDISRTKPLVRLILNQIGRRLTEELQAKGRRHRLLLMLDEFPALGRLDFFESALAFMAGYGLKSFLIAQSLNQIERAYGPNNAILDNCHVRVSFATNDERTARRVSDALGTATELRAMKNYAGHRLSPWLGHLMVSRQETARPLLTPGEVMQLPPEDELVLVSGVPPIRAKKARYFEDPRLTERVLPPPNSSSLDRDGRAATDDWSRLPAPPNSDVAEPVSLSGARQSTANSGIRREPELPEHENIAPEALKPPPEFDFTEDEGDGDAIRARVLRMNVSSLARQAAMDPDDGLEL
- a CDS encoding CopG family transcriptional regulator codes for the protein MRTKHTFRLPPDLAGKLADHACRKRVPQALIVETALASFLSPDNSERMEAALGRRLDRLTRHVERLERHITISNEALALFVRFWLTATPPLPDTAQPAAQTKGRERYEGFVEALGRRLARGQTLAQEISLDIEPAKASPVVPGE
- the trbB gene encoding P-type conjugative transfer ATPase TrbB is translated as MAVHSFQSEAASRGARMLRTALGPTIAAWLEDAGIVEVMLNPDGRLWVDRLSGGMTDTGERLAAADGERIVRLVAHHVGAEVHPASPRVSAELPETGERFEGLLPPVVTAPAFAIRKPAVAVFTLDDYVAASILTVAQADGLRNAVRDRQNILVAGGTSTGKTTLTNALLAEIAKTADRVVLIEDTRELQCKSANLVALRTKDGVASLSDLVRSSLRLRPDRIPIGEVRGAEALDLLKAWGTGHPGGVGTIHAGTALGALRRLEQLIQEAVITVPRALIAGTIDVIAVLSGRGADRRLTELARVDGLTTEGDYLISPAGDPS
- a CDS encoding TrbC/VirB2 family protein codes for the protein MIAVAVALSSVAISPTAEAAGSNMPWEQPLNQILQSVEGPVAKILAVIIIIVTGLTLAFGDTSGGFRRLIQIVFGLSIAFAASSFFLAFFSFGGGVLI
- a CDS encoding VirB3 family type IV secretion system protein; its protein translation is MDGPVEGFAIPVHRALTEPILLGGAPRAIAIVNGTVAAALGLGLRLWIAGLLIWAIGHAAAVWAAKRDPLFVETARRHLRIPTHLNV